A stretch of DNA from Bacteroidota bacterium:
TCCTGAAATGAAAAGATGTTAATTGTTGAGTAAAATAAAGAATAAAAATATTATGAATTTAAAAAGACTAATGTCGGCATTCATTTGCCTGATTGTAATCAGTGGAAGTTTATTCGGACAAAGCAAGGTGATTGATATCTGGAACGGGAAAGTGCCCGGTTCAATCCCGAATTCCGCTTATAAACAAAAGGTTGATTCTCTTTATTGGATAAAAATAAGGTTTATTACCACTCCCACTCTAAATGTATATCCTGCCCCCTCCGGCAATAATACCGGGACAGCAGTGGTTGTTTGCCCGGGAGGTGCTTATTATGGTTTATCTTTCATAAATGAGGGTACGGAAATTGCCAAATGGTTGAATAGTATAGGTATCACGGCATGTGTTTTGAACTACCGCTTACCCGATGATGCAATTATGAAAAACAAGGTTATTGGTCCGATGCAGGATGGCCAGCAGGCAATG
This window harbors:
- a CDS encoding beta-galactosidase; amino-acid sequence: MSAFICLIVISGSLFGQSKVIDIWNGKVPGSIPNSAYKQKVDSLYWIKIRFITTPTLNVYPAPSGNNTGTAVVVCPGGAYYGLSFINEGTEIAKWLNSIGITACVLNYRLPDDAIMKNKVIGPMQDGQQAM